The nucleotide sequence gggggtggggagggaggaaaggaagacaaTTTAGAAGACCACCTTATCTTATAAAAGGTTAGAGGGTAAATGAGGACAGTGGAAAAGGGAGACAGAAACTATAGCAAGAGTAACAACTTCCTAGAGAGAGAGCGATCCTACTAGCCCAATCTGTATTTTTGAAAAGTCCCCTAAAGAGAGTCTACAGATAAGGCTGATCTGGGAACCTATGTAGAAGCAGCAAAACATGAAGCTGTTTAGGttgctggggtcctggggtgaCTATAAGTCATGCTAACGTTTTGGGGTTTCATGAAGACAAAGGGGAACCTGATTTCAAGCAGGAAAATGGTATTGTTAGAAGGGATTTGGAAAGATTTATCTGGTAGCTGCGTGAAGAGTGGactggagggatgggggaggccAGTTGGACCTCCGACTGTGGTGGCTCAGGGAAGACTTGAGAGGCCTGATCAAAGACAGAGGCCATGTGAATGGAGAGGAGCTGAAGAGACAAAGGATATTGGACGTGGGGAATAAAGATGAGGAGAGAACCAGGGATGAATCCCAGGTTCACGAGTGAAGTGCCATTTACAGAAAAGCAAATCCAAGAAGAGCAGATTGGAGGAAAGGAAGTAGGGAGAGAAGGGGACTTGAACGTCTTACCTTTCAgggtttttcctttcctgtgtctGAATTTTTCAAGTCAGGACCCAAATCTGTTCACAGAGTATGGAGATGGGGTATCTGGGAATGACACTGTAAAATGTGTCAGTGCTTTAGCTACATTCTTCAGAAGAATGGCCACTGAAAAGAAGTGAGACTGCAGAGATACCGGGTTGAAGACCTATGCTATCAGCACCCTCTGATGGGCCAAACTGAGAACACCAGGAGATTAACCAAGCTCTAGCCTCTCCTTGCTTCCTGTACAAACTTATACTCTTAGAACGGGCCTGAGGTGTAGCCTCAGTAGCTAAGTGATCCGACTAGTACAGTgttaaagataattttctttcttaaagattttattatttgtcagagagagagcacaagcagggggagcggcaggcagagggagaagcagactccgcgccgAGCAGGgaagccgatgcgggactcgatcagaGGAcacgaggatcatgacctgagctgaaggcagatgctcaactgactgagccacccagacccctaaagataattttttaaaaagattttatttatttatttgacagagagagacacagcgagggagggaacacaagcagggggagtgggagagggagaagcaggcttcctgccgagcaaggagcccaatgtggggcttgatcccaggaccctgggatcacgacgcgagctgaaggcagatgcttaacgaccacccaggtgccccgcatgcATGTTTTCTgacatcaaatttttaaaaaagtgtgaagAGGATTctaattaaaagattaaaaatttgttCTTCCCCTTTTCCACATAGCTAAAATGCCTGTAGACATATATTCAtatgatttctaaaaatgttttactccctaaaataataaaaataattgttttaatgctgaaataaattagGTAGAGCTTTTTTCCCCTATTATCTATTACATGTATACATGGATCTCTGTTCCTGTGTCCCCGATTCTTCCCCAGGCTTTGgtctgtcttccttttctcttcactgAGTTCCAgtaaaaagagacagacagacatgacTGTGTATTAAGCGAGAAAGGAAGCCATCTCTCCTAGGAAGCAGTAAAATGATCTCAGAATGCAAGTCCAACAAAGCAAGGGTCACCTCCTGGCAGAAATCGCCTATTTCTAGCAGTCCAACTTACTGCCATTAGTTTCCTTTACATCCCAAATTATAAAAAAGTAGATTCAACTGGGGAGGAGGGATCAAGTACTCCCTAAGAGCTTTTCAAATAGATATATTTtgtgtagatttttttcccctgaatatCAATAATTTGTCCACCACTTTGGTTTTTTCAACCTACTTGAACCTCCCTCAGTGTAATAGCATATTTTATCTGAACTTACTTTAGAAATCAGGAATCTAGGGGCTTTTACCCCTTCAGAGGGACTTCTTGGCCAATCTACATGTTTCTGCCACATAAGTAGGCCCAGTAGATGCACATCATTTTCATGATTTGATGGGAAAAAATTCAAAGCCAAAATTTTTCTTGCATTTCAGAGATGTTGAAATTCCTCCCACTCCCATGTTGAGTACTTCTTCAAAGATTTCTggatatttaaagcaataatacctcaaaatatttctgagttagcctaatattaaaagcaaaaatttcagggcgcctgggttgctcagtcagttaagcgtctgccttggctcaggtcatgatcccagggtcctgggattgagccccgtattgggctccctgctcagcagagagtctgcttctccctctccctctgctgcttcccctgcttctgtgctctctctctctatcaaataaataaataaaatcttaaaaaaaaatttctcttcagcTCTGTCACCTCAGCTTTTCTTAAAGTCCAGGTGGAGGCCAAAAAGTTTTTTAGATAACTTAGGCTAAACTGATTTATATTAAactaaattaggggcacctgtaggttaagcatcagactcgtTTCAGCgcaggtggtgatctcatgggtcgtgggatcaagcccagtgtcaggaTCTACACTCAGTGCAtcgtctgcttgggtttctctctccctctccctgtgctcctccccacccccatgctcactctctctctctctctctcaaatgaatcttttaaaaaaactaaattagaCTTCTGTTTGGGTGTGGGAGAGATGGTTATGATCAAAGAGGGAAAAGTACAGAAGGTAGCAGAATAGctgaatggattttctttttttaaggtttacttatttatttgagagagagagagagcagtagggaggggcagagggaaaaggagagggagaaccccaagcagactacctgctgagtgcagagcccaacaccaggcttgatcatgacctgagccaaaatcaagagccagtacttaaccagctgagccacccaggcacctcagattCTTAAGAACATCAGGAACATTTAAAAgactgagcaaatatttattttaaaatgcttaaggcaatacaaaatatgttctaaaaatagatgattttttggggtgcctgggtggctcagtcagctgagtgttgtactcttggtttcagctctggtcatggtctcaggatccttgtctggctccaggctcagctcggagttctgcttctctccctctctctctccccgtccctcccctggtacactctctctccctccctctctaaaataaataaacaaaatcttaaaaaaaatagatggcttttttaattgaagtgtagttgacataaatgtatattagtttcaggtgaacatagtgattcaacgattctatacattacacagtGCTCACTACCATAAATGTGGTCACCACACGCCATACATTATTACAAGATACTGACTATATTCCGTAtgctgtacttttctttttttttttgctttttaaaaaaagattttatttatttatttgacagagagagacagcgagagagggaacacaagcaggggagtgggagagggagaagcaggcttcccgccgagcagggagcccgatgcggggctcgatcccaggaccctgggatcatgacctgagccgaacgcagacgcttaacgactgaaccacccaggcgcccccgtaatGCTGtaacttttcatccccatgactttttataactggaagcttgtaacttttaatcccctttatctattttgcccatcccccaaaccTCTCCccagtttgttctgtgtatttgattctttttgtttgtttgtttaaggtaACTAGGATAGCTCATTCTTCTGTGCCTTTCCATTCCTACTGCCACTGCCCCTTGTCAATAAGCCAAAACTGGAGTCATGAGACCTTGGGAACGGTGGTTGGTGATTGTGGGCAAAAATATGAAGATCATTTTCTACACTCCTCTATACCCTCTTTTATTATCCAATCACTTCCTGAAGCAAGTGAAACAAGGGgggatgtttgtttttctttagcttAAGACTTATATTGAAATATACTTACAGAAAAGTACACATGTAATAAGTGCACAGCTCagttttcacaaactgaacacaccCAAGTAACCAGCACCAAGATTAAGAAACAGAGTATTAACTAGCACTTCAGAAACCCGCCTTGTGCTCCCTTCCAGTTACTACCCTCTGAGGGTAATGTCTAACAACACTGACCGGTTTTACCTTAACAGCGTTtttcagataaatggaaaaagCTTAGTGGAGGAAAAGAAGTTGGAAAGGAGAGGTCCAGACAATctaaaaagaagaggagaagggaggaggggaagaagaagagagaatgaagatgaggagggagggaaaacagaggtTTGAAGAAAGAGAATCTGCTACCTGCTTGGCTGCCCAAGAAACCCAACTGTGATACTCTCCTTAAGCTTGCCtctttcaggcgcctgggtggctcggtcgtttaagcgtctaccttcagctcaggctcaggatcccaaggttctgggatcgagtcccgcatcgggctccctactcaggggggagtctacttcttcctccGCTCTGTTcgtgctttctctcgctctccctctctcccaaataaaaaaaaaaaaaaaaaaaaaaaagctggcttctttctcctgctccagCCTCCCACGTCTTTCTCCAACCCACTACCCCACCTCCATTGACAGGGTTTTAAGGTTGAAAGCCCTTTGCTCCAACTCTTCCTCACAAGTCTTAGGTAGCACATTAAATTTCATTAGTGATCCATTCTTTGGGGTTATAATTGTCCCCTTTTGACTGAATActcttttaaatacaaaaactACAACAAAGAGTAAGCCACTATCAGCTGACACTAggtaattttcttccttttctgtgattTTCTCTAGGGTCTTCCCTGGGCCAATATTTCACACTGTAGCTGTTAAAGtttcatggtcctgggatcaagccccacatcgggctccatgctcagaggggagcctgcctctccctctgcctgctgctccccctgcttgtgctctctctctgacaaataaataaataaaatcttaaaaaaaaaagagagaaagaaaagaaatgagcaaagacaTTGTTGGGTATTGTCTAGAGGAGTCTTCAGACTTATGTGATCTATGCCTTTCGTTGTCTTTGaactattttacaatttttaagttgagaaaactgatggcaatgcaaatgatttttattcataGACAATTGAATTTTGTCTAGCAAGATACAACTGATTTCCACCCTGTGAAAAAGTTCGTCctaaacattatattttatacactGTAGATATTGATTAATTTTACCTCTATTAGCAAGTTCATTTCAGCATTCTTAATTGCCTATGTATATATCTgtcttcagattttcttttgagCTGGTTTAACACCTTATTAGTTCCATCATTTGTGTAAGTTATGattttccctttttgaaaattatctttaggggcgcctgggctggctcagtcgttgtctgccttcagctcaggtcatgatcccagggtcctgggatcgagccccgcatcgggctccctgctcggcgggaagcctgcttctccctctcccactccccctgcttgtgttcccactctcgctgtgtctctctctgttaaaaataaataaaaaaatctttaaaaaaataaaaaaacccacaaatattaAGTTTATGTTTCTATTAGAGCACTTATCAAAAAGTATCTTATTTTTCCAGTTTACTGTGAGTTATTGGGAGTGAAATTGTATCCTACACAACTTTTTATTGTCAACACCCAGCAAGTGCCAGTGTTTGGCACTTGTGCCAAATTTGTAAGTACTCAATATTTGGGGGATTAATGAATTACAAGCAATAAAATATCAAGCAGTGTTCTCAAAATTTAACATGCAGCTTTTGGagactgtgtttatttatttattttttaaagattttatttatttgagagagagaatgagagagagcacatgagaggagggagggtcagagggagaagcagactctccactgagcagggagcccaatgcgggcgggactcgatcccgggactcgatcccgggactccaggatcatgacctgagccgaaggcagtcgcttaaccaactgagccacccaggcgcctggagaCTGTGTTTAAAATGCAGCTtcctagaggcgcctgggtggctcagtcgttaagcgtctgccttcggctcaggtcatgatcccagggtcctgggatcgagccccacattgggctccctgctctgcgggaagcctgcttctccctctcccactctccttgcttgtgttccctctctcgctgtgtctctctctgtcaaataaataaatagaaatctttaaaaataaaataaaataaaatgcagcttCCTAGCCCTTAACCTATACCAGAGACGGATTTATCAGGAACCTGCATTTTAGCAAGGTAACCCCCACCCCAAGATGATTTTGGTGCAGTACTCTTTgcaccacattttgagaaacattgTATAAAGGATGACTTAAGGGAACAATGCTTTgcttgaaataaaattaacaagtataAACAATCCtggtaaatatatttcttattgtccCCTGTGCTGTAGACATTATAAAGAAGGGAAGAACAATAAGCCAATTACAAGCACAATTATCTTTTTGTAGACGCCACTTTTAGGCAACAAGCTTCAGCAATGGAAACTTGAGCAAGGCACAAGGGCCCACCATAACCACTGGCTGAATACAGACAGGCCATCaggtgacccacctcaaaatatccaaggccctaactaaccaatgggctacttacaaccaggcagaGTTACCTAAAAGGGGAAAATTCCCTATGTCcccatacctcctcaccttcTCCCTTTAAATACAGTCCCCACAGTCTCTGCTTTCCTGTCCTGCCCACCACTCCCTTGCAATGTATTCAGTAAACTTCTCCTCTTTCTGCTTCAGGTGAAATCCTTTCACCACCTGCACCTCCAAATTCCACCCGATCGGGTTGCCTCACATTTGGGGGCCCCATCTAGTTGGGAGAGACACCATACTTTTCACATGTTGTTAACTCTGTCACAGTGAGGTATGTTACCTGTGTTGCGAACTTAAAGACTTTCAGCTCTTAGGTAAGTTTAGGTGTCATTTGCGAGTAGATAATAGGATAGAACATACTCCTTTTCTTCatgataataatattataattgGGTAAATTATTTTGATTGAGGGGACATTTTTCAGACCACGACATTAGCTACTCTTCAGGTTAGCCTTGATGtgcctgcccaccccccgcccggCCTATCTATATATGTTACGACTCCACATATTCCTAATTTTCTACACAGGATGAAACAGGCTGGTCTCCTAGTGTAAAGGGATAGTGTTATTGGCCTTGTGTGGAAAGTTCTTATTTCCAGTTAAAATAACTGAAGTTGTAAAACCAGAGAACCAAAAATTGATATTTATTGTACAGAAATGTGAAGGCCATATGCATTAAAGGAGAAGGTGTTTTGCAGTGAATACAGATTCAAACTGAAGAAATCCTCATTGagatacaatataaaaataaacactgaccAAGAGTTGCAAGAAAGAACTCAACTCAACTTCTGCCCCCCATTCCCCCAATCAAGCTGATACTTTCCACAGGAAAACCTGGTTTCAATTCCTGCTGAATTGttcaaatggaaaggaaaactaAGTCAGGTAGATACAACACATGGACTGGTTTTTGTACTTTCAGAGAGCCAGACTGAAACTCTACTCGGGCTCACATTTAGAATTCatttcacacaaaaatttgtatcTCTAGTCACATAAGCAATACCTGAAGTGAAAAACTTAATTGAGTTAATTGAGTTGGGGAATTTTGTGGGGCTAAACAGGTTTGCGGTAGGAAATCAAAGTTACAATCATTCTTGTAATTACTGAATATCTGGTATCAGGTCTGGGTTGTCTGTATTAGCTCTCTGACAACCTGTTTCTCTGTAATGGTCACGAAGCATGCTcccttaaaaaatattagcataaTAAATGCTAGACCTTAGCACAACTTGGTGCCTGTCCTCTTTATATTCCCAAACACTAGACTTTATATCAGCATGCTTTTGACACCAAATTGCTCTTCTAAATAGGATTTATCTTAATCTTCTCTTTGCACTCACTATTGAATTGAAAAAATTGAAACTTTTTAGAGATTTGGGTAGATAGATGGTTGTGTTGAAACAAGACTAATGACTAGGAGGGTAACTGTGAATTAAATGTAGACAAAAATACTCCTACAACCCTTAAATATAGACAGAATCTATCAATTTATGAAGCAAGTCGAAGATAGGGAACAAGAACTTCTGGAGTTTAGATAGACTGGACTCAGGATGCTGCTACTCAGCAACTGAAATTTATAACTCCCTCAATTCAGAGACATGTAGAGTCTATCTGGAGGAATCAGGACAGTCATGTGCTAATGAGTGGAAATTCTCATGCTACCTCCCTCCCTTATAAATCATATAACTAAAGGCTGAAGGACATggttgatacattttttttttcattcagactTTTGTCCTAATGAATGAAGGGGTAGGATAATGCTAAGAGAGAGTATAGAATATATTTCTGATTCTAGGGCTGTGAGAACCAGGCAATCAAGTTTGCAATCTTTTCATTAggttagaaaaggaaagaagaaaaaatcattaGTGGGACATACAATCCCAGAGACCATCTGCTCCAAAAATTAGTTTTGTTTCCACTGCCCCTTATTCAAAGAAACAGTTATTTCAATAACTACATTACTTAGTAGAGTCTGAGAGACAAAGACTGTGAAAACATGTATTTAAGGTAGAAAATAggggccgcctggctggctcagtccatagagtatgtgactcttaaccttggggtcatgagtaagccccacgttgagcgtggaacctacttaaaaaaaaaaaaaagatagaaaacaaattttaaaaaacttaataaatggtTTGCTCTATATCTCACTCACATTTTCTGACTGGAGAACTTCAAATCCCACTTAGATATTCCTGCTTATCCAAAAGCACACTGGGTGGAAGTAAaccaagaaatgagaaaaaatggtGCCTGTTGGGTGTGTGTGGGTTCACCTAGTTTATTCACCTCTGTAGtggaaaaataaggagaaatagtCTGTTTACAATGGCCAAAGTTTATGGAGAAGCCCTGAAGCTGCTCTCCCCAAATCACAAATCTGattcaagagaaggaaaaaaatgatgaaaaacatCTCATCACACAAAACTCAGTGTGGTGTCTCTGACAGTCACCAGCCGGcaggggaaaaggagaaaccCACCCACTGGCTTTAGGATTTATTGAAGGCTGCCAGCACAGCCCAGATCATCTCTGTGGCACTGTGCTTTGTCCCCTCCACTTCAGGGTCCAGTTCTACTAGATCCTTGGCTCGATTCATTGCCACATCATACTTGTCATCTGTCAGTGAGGAGAAGACATTCTCTAGCACGTCAGAGGAGTGGGCTAGCACCAGGAGTGCTAGTGTTCGCTTGTCCATACGCTGAGGGTCATTTACCCACCGCTCTAGGACACTATCTTGAAGTTTTTTGACTAGTCGTTGTTTCTCTGTTGTATTGGTCACTGGATGAGTAGTCATATCAAATAGGAGGAAATTCTGCTTCTCAGTGGTTAGAATACCCTTTTCTACTAGGTTCTTTGCAATTCGCTCTCTTACATTTCTCAGCTGGTACTGTAATTTGAAGGGGTTCCAGGTCtcacctttggggaaaaaaaacaaaagacttgaacaacactataagcCAACTAGACCCAACAAGATAtctacagaacattccaccctaacagcagaatacatatttttctcaagtgcacatggaacattctccaggatagaccatatcgTAGGCCATAAAATCGCCTTAATAAACTTAAAAGGACTGAAAACATCCAAAGTATGCTCTCCAACcacaacagaattaaattagaaattaacagacaaaaatctgggaaattcaaaaatatgtggaaattaagcaacacactcctaaataaccaattggtcaaagaaaaaatcacagggaaatttaaaaaatactttgagctgcatgaaaatgaaaacacaacagaccAAAATTATGGGCTGCAGCTTAAAACAGTGCCAAGAGAGAAATTTATGACCCCAAATGTTATATTAGAAAAGGAGAtgtcaaatcaataacctaacttcgtaccttaaaaaagtagaaaaagaagagcacatTAAGCATGAAGGgagcaaaataaagcaaacagTAAAGATTAGAGAGGAGATAGatagaaacaatgaaaacaatagaggaaatcaataaaatcaaagttgaaaagatcaacaaattgaCAAACCTAGattgaccaagaaaaaagagaggactcaaattactaaaattaggaatgaaagaggaaacatcaCCACTgaccttaaagaaataaaaagggtgGTAAGAGGACACTATAAACAACAGTacgccaacaaattagataacctagacgaaatggacaaattccttgaaacacACAAATTATCTaaattgactcaagaagaaaaagtCTGAATAGATCTGTAACAGTAAATAGATTGAATAAGTAATTTAAAACTCCCCCCAAAAAGCGTGGTTAAGATGGGTTACTGGtgattctaccaaatgtttaaagaatactactaatccttcacaaactctttcaaaaaaacagaaaagggaacacttccttaagtattactctgataccaaaaccagacaaagacatcacacaagaaaactatagaccaataccCCTTATGACTATAGGTAcaaaaatattctacaaaatactaccaaataaaatccagcaacatataataAACACTATGTAACAAAATTAGGTGGGacttattccagaaatgcaaggttGCTTTAATATCCCCAAACCCAATTATGTAACACATCATATCAAtagaatgaaaagcaaaaaccaaatgATCATCTCAATCAACACAGAAAAAGTA is from Zalophus californianus isolate mZalCal1 chromosome 4, mZalCal1.pri.v2, whole genome shotgun sequence and encodes:
- the GOLPH3L gene encoding Golgi phosphoprotein 3-like, translated to MTTLTHRARRTEVGKNSEKKVESEEDTNQDRSPDHEDFSDSKDIRLTLMEEVLLLGLKDKEGYTSFWNDCISSGLRGGILIELAMRGRIYLEPPTMRKKRLLDRKVLLKSDSPTGDVLLDETLKHIKATEPTETVQTWIELLTGETWNPFKLQYQLRNVRERIAKNLVEKGILTTEKQNFLLFDMTTHPVTNTTEKQRLVKKLQDSVLERWVNDPQRMDKRTLALLVLAHSSDVLENVFSSLTDDKYDVAMNRAKDLVELDPEVEGTKHSATEMIWAVLAAFNKS